The proteins below come from a single Hippocampus zosterae strain Florida chromosome 5, ASM2543408v3, whole genome shotgun sequence genomic window:
- the LOC127600444 gene encoding ras-interacting protein 1-like gives MEGSGSPRVRRLHFPVGLWIDSPRKHLAKLGRRWPSAVSVKSTTSSDAASLHEAPSIPSSSLSNSTPSLASPNPSPSPSPAFLRPRAAAPQSRAKRLSHLFLRGRSNSDRDRAAGERERELWAHSAASSGHHYVPSTTSSAPGLIKIYGDALSSGANYRSLLANVHSTAGQLIAQVITRYTEREREETDDAVLQKHIPEDFLLCDVIGKPIQQPDGVIKWETECRRNVAPWECPLLLADMWRPKDGFERRFEIQRKEDYEREEREREKQRQREGESYQGVRWRRSRMSSGGAAEEAERGHRGRNSELRRSISDMNLSLRRRQGNHVTNDPRGGGGGGGGRPGAIDNGAAQDRKNIVSMIDPQQGEIRASKAEAKVGWTHQPPEEKDYSNCDLEMMSQSLILPPTDRPYFLLLQGYDQSKDFVLYIMAGHTHVFGRKATMREREKDKERERKGKKPLKVDTFLSAPDLLARHLLVRRDSAVPETPAGRALMRPFRGGAVTHNGVALYRETILKPGDVIGLGDHFLFLYRDPRVTPAPPLALTLPWNSDGSHPCCSSGSADKQEALRHYLGSAESALKFHPRHADALLQEILSKNSSPDSGGGPLAPAYLLSIMIDHASKRLDPALTPQILLKAANQIKDIVWDNIKEFGDKHPTQNSCEPESEISAANVQKLSSDLRPLMFWMSNATELLNFFQVKVEHMEKEWEFEAPGDPLLTADMDTCSEALAQLDEVIMHTFQQCVYHLTKTLYSLLPALLDTNPFSTEEKEKEKGTAAAEGAEGEAKGDQEPDDVSALPPKVAGLVEVYRSSLVLSREARLSPPLTSQTFGYLFFFTNTSLLNTLLERDALFSWSRAVQIRTNLDLVLDWLQGAGLGDIASEFMKKLSVIVNFLCIPKTRLIQSSWKSLQEDHALLSPAQLHHLLTHYKLGPSRAPPASWAPPPGTVLSGDIFESFLDHPPLILPNETPRLDLSQPVPSSELQKEVTRLRTFLWGLDQDELPANQRTRL, from the exons ATGGAGGGGTCAGGCAGTCCTCGTGTCAGAAGGCTCCATTTCCCAGTCGGTCTTTGGATCGATTCCCCCAGGAAACATTTAGCAAAGCTGGGGCGTCGCTGGCCCAGCGCCGTCTCCGTCAA GTCGACCACCAGCTCTGACGCGGCCTCCCTTCACGAGGCCCCCTCCATTCCTTCCTCTTCCCTATCGAACTCAACCCCCTCGCTGGCTTCCCCAAACCCATCGCCATCTCCTTCCCCGGCCTTTCTCCGGCCTCGGGCCGCGGCGCCCCAGTCGCGCGCCAAGCGCCTTTCCCACCTCTTCCTGCGGGGGCGCTCCAACAGCGACCGGGACCGGGCGGCGggggaaagggagagagagctGTGGGCCCACTCGGCGGCATCCTCCGGTCACCACTACGTACCCTCGACTACTTCTTCGGCCCCGGGCCTGATTAAGATCTACGGGGATGCGCTATCCAGCGGCGCTAATTATCGCTCCCTGCTGGCCAATGTTCACTCCACGGCCGGTCAGCTCATCGCTCAGGTCATCACTCGCTACACGGAGAGAGAGCGGGAGGAAACGGATGACGCAG TTCTCCAGAAACACATCCCCGAGGACTTCCTTCTGTGTGATGTCATCGGAAAGCCCATCCAGCAGCCAGATGGAGTGATCAAGTGGGAGACGGAGTGTCGCAGAAACGTGGCCCCGTGGGAGTGCCCCTTGTTGTTGGCCGACATGTGGCGGCCCAAGGACGGATTCGAGCGGCGCTTTGAAATTCAGAGGAAGGAAGACTACGAAAGGGaggagagggagcgggagaaaCAGCGGCAGAGGGAGGGCGAGAGCTACCAAG GTGTGCGCTGGAGGCGAAGCAGGATGTCGTCAGGGGGTGCGGCGGAGGAGGCCGAGCGGGGCCACCGCGGAAGGAACTCGGAGCTCAGGAGGAGCATCAGCGACATGAACCTCAGCCTGAGGCGCCGTCAAGGCAACCACGTGACCAATGACCCGCgcggaggcggaggcggaggcggcggccgcCCCGGCGCCATCGACAACGGAGCCGCGCAGGACAGGAAGAACATCGTGAGCATGATCGACCCGCAGCAAGGCgag ATCAGAGCATCCAAGGCGGAGGCAAAGGTCGGATGGACGCACCAGCCGCCCGAGGAGAAAGACTACTCCAACTGTGACCTGGAGATGATGTCCCAAAGTTTGATCCTTCCGCCGACGGACCGGCCCTACTTCCTCCTGCTGCAGGGTTACGACCAGAGCAAG gattttgttttgtacatCATGGCGGGGCACACGCACGTGTTTGGGAGAAAGGCCACAATGAGGGAGCGGGAGAAGGAcaaagagagggagaggaagGGCAAGAAGCCTCTCAAGGTGGACACCTTCCTGTCCGCGCCTGACCTCCTGGCCCgacacttactcgtgaggaGGGATTCCGCCGTTCCCGAGACACCCGCCGGGCGAG CCTTGATGCGGCCTTTCCGAGGGGGTGCCGTCACACACAACGGCGTGGCTCTTTATAGGGAGACCATCCTGAAACCCGGCGACGTCATCGGACTCGGGGACCACTTCCTCTTTTTGTACCGCGACCCCCGAGTCACCCCAGCTCCCCCGTTGGCACTGACGCTGCCTTGGAACTCGGACGGCTCGCACCCCTGCTGCTCCTCGGGGTCGGCGGACAAGCAGGAGGCGCTGAGGCACTACCTGGGATCCGCCGAGTCGGCGCTCAAGTTCCATCCTCGGCACGCCGATGCCTTGCTGCAG GAGATACTATCGAAAAACTCCTCCCCCGACTCCGGAGGAGGGCCTTTGGCGCCGGCATATCTGCTGTCAATCATGATCGACCACGCGTCAAAGCGCCTGGACCCTGCGCTCACGCCGCAGATATTACTCAAGGCGGCCAACCAGATCAAAGACATCGTCTGG GATAACATTAAGGAATTTGGGGATAAGCATCCCACGCAAaa TTCCTGTGAGCCAGAAAGCGAGATTAGCGCAGCCAACGTCCAGAAGTTGTCGTCGGACCTCAGGCCGCTGATGTTCTGGATGTCCAATGCCACCGAGCTCCTCAACTTCTTTCAGGTTAAAGTGGAGCACATGGAGAAAGAGTGGGAATTTGAAG CCCCGGGTGATCCGCTGTTGACGGCCGACATGGACACGTGCTCGGAAGCTCTTGCGCAACTGGATGAGGTCATCATGCACACCTTCCAGCAGTGCGTCTATCATCTCACCAAG ACCCTCTACTCGCTCCTCCCTGCCCTGCTGGACACCAACCCTTTCTCCacagaggagaaggagaaggaaaagggcacggcggcggcggagggtgCCGAGGGAGAGGCCAAAGGAGACCAGGAGCCGGACGACGTGTCCGCCCTGCCGCCCAAAGTGGCCGGGCTGGTGGAAGTGTATCGCTCTTCCCTGGTGCTCTCCCGGGAAGCTCGCCTTTCCCCGCCGCTCACCTCCCAAACCTTCGGCtacctcttcttcttcaccaaCACCTCTTTGCTCAACACCTTGTTGGAGAGAG acgcATTGTTTTCTTGGTCCCGAGCCGTGCAAATCCGTACAAACTTGGACCTGGTCCTGGATTGGCTCCAGGGGGCGGGTCTTGGTGACATCGCCTCCGAGTTCATGAAGAAGCTGTCAGTCATCGTCAACTTTTTATGCATTCCCAAGACGCGTCTGATCCAG TCCTCCTGGAAGAGTTTACAAGAGGATCACGCCTTGCTAAGCCCCGCCCAACTGCACCACCTCCTCACTCATTACAAGCTCGGACCGAGCAGAGCCCCCCCGGCCTCTTGGGCTCCCCCACCTGGCACGGTGTTGAGCGGAG ACATATTTGAGAGCTTCCTGGATCACCCTCCTCTCATCCTGCCAAACGAGACCCCTCGGCTTGACCTTTCCCAGCCGGTGCCGAGCTCGGAACTCCAAAAGGAAGTGACGCGCCTGCGCACCTTCTTGTGGGGGCTGGACCAGGACGAGCTTCCCGCCAATCAGAGGACTCGGCTGTGA
- the LOC127600668 gene encoding cytochrome c oxidase subunit 6B1-like encodes MSETIEGKIKNYRTAPFDARFPNTNQTRNCFQNYLDFHRCNKALSAKDQDVAPCEWYKRVYKSLCPLSWVGKWDEQIENGSFPGKI; translated from the exons ATGAGTGAGACAATTGAGGGGAAGATTAAGAACTAcaggactgcacccttcgacgCCCGCTTCCCCAACACCAACCAGACCCGCAACTGCTTCCAGAACTACTTGG ACTTCCACAGGTGCAACAAGGCCCTGTCGGCCAAAGACCAGGATGTGGCCCCGTGCGAGTGGTACAAGAGGGTGTACAAAAGTCTTTGTCCCTTGAGCTGG GTTGGTAAATGGGACGAGCAGATTGAGAATGGAAGTTTCCCCGGAAAAATCTAA